A window of Motilibacter rhizosphaerae genomic DNA:
AGGGGGTGCTCGAGGTCGCGGGGCGGCAGGTGCGCGTCGAGGAGGTGTCGGTCCGGCGCCGCGGGCAGGTCGTCGCCGTCGTCATGGACACCCGGCCCTGCGCCGGCGCGGTCGAGGCGGCGCGCGACGCCGACCTGCTCGTCTGCGAGGCGACGTTCCTCGCGCGGGACGCCGAGCTCGCCGACGCGTACGCCCACTGCACGGCGGCGCAGGCCGCGGGCATCGCCCGCGACGCCGGCGCTCACCGGCTGCTGCTGACCCACTTCTCCCAGCGCTACGGCGACGACGGCGGTCCCTTCGAGGACGAGGCGCGGGCGGTCTTCCCGGACGCCGGCGCCGCCCGGGACCTCGACGTGGTCGCCCTGCCCGCCCGTCGCGGCTGAGCGGCACCCCCTGCTGCTCCACCCGGGTCGCGCGGCGGGGCCGACCGGATGATCATGCCGACCCTGCGGTGGGGTCGTGGCCCTAGCGGCCGACAGGGAGGTGGAGCGATCGGGAGGAGGTGCGGTGCCGGGTACGCCGTCCCCCCTGCCTGCCGTGCCCCGGCCGTGCTGCGGGCACCCTGCGGGCAGCCCTCCGGCGGCGGGCACCGGCGCGTACCTCGACTGGGTGTCGCACGAGGTGCGCTCCCCGCTGACGGTCCTCGCGGGCTACCTCGAGGCGCTGCTCGACGGCGTCGGGGGCGAGCTGGGCGCCGAGCAGCGCGAGCTGCTGCTGCTGGCCCGCGGCGGCGCGGAGCGGCTGACGGGCTTCGCGGAGCACCTGCTGCACGGGCCGCGGACGTAGGCTGCCGAGCAGGCACCGGACTGGAGGCCCCGCGTGGCTGTCAGCGTCTTCGACCTGTTCACGATCGGCATCGGCCCGTCCAGCTCGCACACCGTCGGCCCGATGCGCGCGGCCCGGATGTTCGCCCGGCGGCTGCGCTCCGAGGGCCTGCTCCTCCAGACGGCCCGGGTCGAGGCCGAGCTGTTCGGCTCGCTCGGCGCGACCGGGCACGGGCACGGGACGCCACGGGCCGTCGTCCTCGGGCTCGCCGGCCACTCCCCCCGCACGGTCGACGTCGCCGCTGCGGCCCTCGAGGCGGAGGAGGTGGCGCGGACGCACCGGCTGCTCCTGCTGCAGGAGCACGAGGTCGCCTTCGACCCGCAGGAGGACCTCGTCCTGCACCGGCGCCAGGCGCTGCCCTTCCACCCCAACGGCATGCGGGTGCGCGCGCTCGACGCCGGCGGCGGGGTGCTCGCGGAGCGGACGTACTACTCGGTGGGCGGCGGCTTCGTCGTCGACGAGGCGGCCGTCGGCGCGGCACGGATCCAGCCCGACCCGACCGTGCTGCCGCACCCGTTCACCACCGGTGCGGAGCTGCTCGCGCACTGCCGGACCAGCGGGCTCGACATCGCCGGCGTCATGCTCGCGGACGAGCTCGCCTGGCGCAGCGAGGAGCAGGTGCGCGGCGGCCTGCTCGAGATCGCCGACGTCATGGACGCCTGCGTCGAGCGCGGCTGCACGACACCGGGGACGCTGCCCGGCGGGCTGCGGGTCTCGCGCCGCGCGCCCGCCCTCGCCGCCGCGCTGGCCGCGGAGCCGCCCGGGCCCGAGCGCGGCATGGAGGAGCTCACGCTGTGGGCCATGGCCGTCAACGAGGAGAACGCCTCCGGCGGCCGCGTCGTCACCGCGCCGACGAACGGCGCCGCGGGGGTCGTGCCCTCGGTGCTGCGCTACGCCGTACGCGCCACCGGGGAGCGGGAGGGCACGGTCGTGCGCTTCCTGCTCACGGCGGGCGCGGTGGGGCTGCTCTACAAGGAGGGCGCGAGCATCTCCGGCGCCGAGGTCGGCTGCCAGGGCGAGGTGGGCTCGGCCTGCTCGATGGCCGCGGCCGGGCTCGCGGCGGTCCTCGGGGGTACGCCGGAGCAGGTGGAGAACGCCGCCGAGATCGGCATGGAGCACAACCTCGGGCTGACCTGCGACCCGGTGGGCGGGCTCGTCCAGATCCCGTGCATCGAGCGCAACGGGATGGCGGCGGTGAAGGCCGTCGCCGCCGCGCGGATGGCGCTGCGCGGCGACGGGTCGCACAAGGTGAGCCTCGACAACGTCATCCGCACGATGCGGCAGACCGGCAAGGACATGAGCGTGAAGTACAAGGAGACGTCGCGCGGCGGCCTGGCCGTGAACGTCATCGAGTGCTGAGCGCTCCGCTGCCACTGGGTGC
This region includes:
- a CDS encoding L-serine ammonia-lyase produces the protein MAVSVFDLFTIGIGPSSSHTVGPMRAARMFARRLRSEGLLLQTARVEAELFGSLGATGHGHGTPRAVVLGLAGHSPRTVDVAAAALEAEEVARTHRLLLLQEHEVAFDPQEDLVLHRRQALPFHPNGMRVRALDAGGGVLAERTYYSVGGGFVVDEAAVGAARIQPDPTVLPHPFTTGAELLAHCRTSGLDIAGVMLADELAWRSEEQVRGGLLEIADVMDACVERGCTTPGTLPGGLRVSRRAPALAAALAAEPPGPERGMEELTLWAMAVNEENASGGRVVTAPTNGAAGVVPSVLRYAVRATGEREGTVVRFLLTAGAVGLLYKEGASISGAEVGCQGEVGSACSMAAAGLAAVLGGTPEQVENAAEIGMEHNLGLTCDPVGGLVQIPCIERNGMAAVKAVAAARMALRGDGSHKVSLDNVIRTMRQTGKDMSVKYKETSRGGLAVNVIEC
- a CDS encoding histidine kinase dimerization/phospho-acceptor domain-containing protein encodes the protein MPGTPSPLPAVPRPCCGHPAGSPPAAGTGAYLDWVSHEVRSPLTVLAGYLEALLDGVGGELGAEQRELLLLARGGAERLTGFAEHLLHGPRT